A genomic segment from Osmerus mordax isolate fOsmMor3 chromosome 5, fOsmMor3.pri, whole genome shotgun sequence encodes:
- the LOC136942682 gene encoding protein NLRC3-like isoform X4, whose protein sequence is MSLSGEREEEGTTSKISLSGEHDMDTKAKSPIQQERPASPVPSCVSMKSDRSMLEPINFSDGGGPSNEEGDQQKSDQSHHDDLSSIFTVLEETVIRFVKEELKRMKRILSPDFPEGLESQREDQEVVDPEYQKQESSARKGALKITLHVLRNMNHKELADTLEERELSHHRLSRQLKSKLKKKFQTVFEGIAQQGNPTLNKIYTDVYITEGESAEVNKEHEVRQIETASGKSARPETAIKCKNIFKPSAGQDTPIRIVLTTGVAGIGKTVSVQKFITDWAEGLVNQEIQFIFPLPFRELNLLDREFSLMELVYHFFSETRQSGISNYDKYNVLFVFDGLDECRLPLAFKKNKSWCDVTESTSVDVLLTNLIKGNLLPSALIWITTRPAAANQIPSECVNLVTEVRGFNDDQKDEYIMKRCSDEILAKRIISHIKASRTLYIMCHIPVFSLMCVTVLEHMLRSEKKDKMPKTLTEMYTAFLVLQTKQKKVKYHGKTETDPHWDEESIKSILSLGKLAFHQLDKGNLIFYEKDLTECGIDVLDASVYSGVFTQIFRQDGKVFQEKVFCFVHLSFQEFLAAVFVFLSFINNNKNLMSETPSVSTSSKLLALFREKPEVRFYKSAVDKALQSKNGNLDLFLRFLLGLSMESNQTDLRGLLTQTSNKTESHEETVKYIKEKIREESSPERCMNLFHCLNELNDHSLVEEIQQYLSSGSLSSERLSSTQRSALFFVLLTSEKKMDVFDLKIYSRSEEGLLRLLPVVKDSKTALLNDCNLSERCCEALASALPSSELTELDLSYNNLGDSGMKLLSAGLGNPLCKLETLSGVPVREMNTLPKKEQKRQNTGYSRKSQTNSKCTRKCYRFVSDKHLSNSTKCPAAKTICKSCGKTGHFAEVCRSGKKHEVREVVIPELTVFFLKDTVPKDKKIMCTVELGTSLNMQPFQMIVDTGSSVSLQPAGFMRTHSVMYP, encoded by the exons AGATCAACAGAAGTCAGACCAGAGTCACCATGACGACTTGTCTTCTATATTCACA gtgcttgaggagactgtcatcaggtttgtgaaggaagagctgaagaggatgaagaggattctgagtccagatttcccagaaggcttagagagtcagagggaggaccaggaagtggtGGACCCTGAATATcagaagcaggagagcagtgccagaaagggagctctgaagatcacactgcacgtcctgaggaacatGAACCACAAGGAGCTGGCTGACACTCTGGAGGAAA GAGAGCTTTCTCATCATAGACTCTCACGTCAACTCAAATCTAAACTAAAGAAGAAGTTTCAGACTGTCTTTGAGGGCATAGCTCAACAAGGAAACCCAACTCTTAATAAGATATACACAGACGTCTACAtcacagagggtgagagtgcAGAGGTCAATAAAGaacatgaggtgagacagattGAGACAGCATCCGGGAAATCAGCAAGACCAGAAACAGCCATCAAATGCAAGAATATCTTTAAACCCTCAGCTGGACAAGACACACCTATCAGAATTGTTCTGACAACAGGAGTTGCTGGCATCGGAAAAACTGTCTCTGTGCAGAAGTTCATCACGGACTGGGCTGAGGGACTAGTCAATCAGGAAATCCAGTTCATCTTTCCTCTGCCGTTTCGAGAGCTGAATCTGTTGGATAGAGAATTCAGTCTGATGGAACTTGTCTATCACTTCTTCTCAGAAACCAGACAATCAGGAATCTCCAACTATGACAAGTACAacgttctgtttgtctttgacggtctggatgagtgtcgactgcccttagccttcaaaaagaacaagagctggtgtgatgtcacagagtccacctcagtggatgtgctgctgaccaACCTGATCAAAGGAAAcctgcttccctctgctctcatctggatcaccactcgacctgcagcagccaatcagatcccttcAGAGTGTGTTAATCTGGTGACAGAGGTACGAGGGTTCAATGATGATCAGAAGGATgagtacatcatgaagagatgcagtgatGAGATCCTGGCCAAGAGAATCATCTCACACATCAAGGCATCAAGGACTctctacatcatgtgccacatTCCAGTCTTCTCCCTAATGTGTGTGACAGTCCTGGAGCACATGCTGAGATCAGAGAAAAAAGACAAGATGCCCAagaccctgactgagatgtacacaGCCTTCCTGGTGTTACAGACCAAACAGAAGAAGGTGAAGTATCATGGTAAAACTGAGACAGATCCACACTGGGATGAAGAGAGCATTAAGAGCATTCTGTCACTGGGAAAACTGGCCTTTCACCAGCTGGACAAAGGCAACCTGATTTTCTATGAGAAAGACCTGACAGAGTGTGGCATTGATGTCCTTGATGCCTCAGTGTACTCAGGAGTGTTCACACAGATCTTTAGACAGGATGGTAAAGTCTTCCAGGAGAAGGTGTTCTGCTTTGTCCATCTGAGCTTTCAGGAGtttctggctgctgtgtttgtgtttctctcattcatcaacaacaacaagaatctaatgtctgagaCTCCGTCAGTTTCCACCTCCAGCAAACTTTTGGCTCTTTTCAGAGAGAAACCAGAAGTCAGATTCTACAAGAGTGCTGTGGACAAGGCCTTGCAGAGTAAGAATGGAAACCTggaccttttcctccgcttcctcctggGCCTTTCAATGGAGTCCAATCAGACTGACTTACGAGGCCTACTGACTCAGACAAGTAACAAGACAGAGAGCCATGAGGAAACAGTCAAGTACATCAAGGAGAAGATCAGAGAGGAGTCCTCTCCAGAGAGATGCATGAATCTGTTCCACtgtctgaatgaactgaatgaccattctctggtggaggagatccaaCAGTACCTGAGCTCAGGAAGTCTCTCCAGTGAGAGGCTCTCATCTACACAGAGGTCAGCTCTGttctttgtgttgctgactTCAGAAAAGAAGATGGACGTGTTTGACCTGAAGATATACTCCAGATCAGAGGAAGGTCTTCTGAGGCTGCTGCCAGTGGTCAAAGACTCCAAAACTGCTCT GCTGAATGACTGTAACCTCTCAGAACGGTGCTGTGAagcgctggcctcagctctcccctcctcagagcttacagagctggacttgagttacaacaacctgggggattcaggcatgaagctgctctctgctggactggggaatccactctgcaaactggagacactgag TGGAGTGCCGGTGAGGGAGATGAATACGCTGCCAAAGAAGGAACAAAAACGTCAAAACACAGGTTACTCAAGAAAAAGTCAAACTAATTCTAAATGTACACGAAAATGTTACCGTTTTGTCTCGGATAAGCACCTGTCAAACTCCACAAAATGCCCTGCTGCAAAAACAATATGCAAATCATGTGGAAAGACTGGACATTTTGCTGAAGTGTGCCGCTCAGGTAAAAAAcatgaggtgagggaggtggttaTTCCTGAGCTGACGGTGTTCTTTCTAAAAGATACTGTCCCAAAAGATAAGAAAATAATGTGCACTGTAGAATTAGGCACATCACTTAATATGCAGCCATTCCAGATGATAGTGGATACTGGATCATCAGTGTCATTGCAGCCTGCTGGGTTTATGAGAACTCATTCTGTGATGTACCCTTGA